CTTAAAAAACGACACACGACGATCaagaaatttattttatttatttaaaatattattaatattaatgttgTTGTCGTCGtggtcatcatcatcattaatgttgttgttgttattaaaaaaaaaaaaggtaaccCTACACTCCTCTGCTTAATCAATGAGAAGAAATAGTGCATTACTATTCAAAATTGAGCTTCAAGACCCAcccaaaaatggaaaattatgattatatatcatcaaaagaaaagaaaaggcattttatttaattaattaattaatttttatatgaGTCTAATCAAGACTTTCATAACATGTGCTTAGTTTGATTGGATTTGGTTTGGGTTCAAGTCAGTGGGCACTATCCCAAAGTAGGAAGCCAAGTTGAAATCACACCTCAATTCCATCAATAATTATTCAAAAGCATTTCTTCcccctccttttctttttctttttatataattaaaaattgttctctctttttttaaaaaaaaaaattaagtaaattaaaATGTCATTGTTCAATTTATTACAAGGACCATTATTTTGTTATGAAATATTAAATCATGTTAGATTGTTCTACGTCAATCACAAAAAAAGACATTATGACACTAACAATATTTTGTCTCCAAACCCAAAACTCAAATTGGGAAAGATTTATTAAATTACTTTTGATTATGAATTTTAACACACTTATTGTGGCTCAAACAAATAACAGTAACAATAATAAAGACTGAACGTACTTTTCAAACGTAATTTGATGTTGAGTCGTTCTCCAACGTTCGATAATCAATTTGCATTTTGTATTACGTTCTTACAGAAAATATACATGActttacttttatatatatatatatatatatatatataataatgtaGATGGTGAGATGGATAAAAGTGGGTTTCTTTTTAATAAGTGATAAGAGTAGGATCTGacatagaaaaaagaaaagggtgtTACCTAAAGAAAGAAATGGAGAGTCCCCAActaagaaaaaggaagagaaattTCGATGGGAAAATCAGGAGCTACTggattcttttctttttccttttttggcTGCCAAAATGAGCTGCAcctctattattattattattattattattattattattattattattattattattattattattattattattattattattattattattattattattattattattattattattattattattattattggttatatAGTTTAGATGGGTTTCCAAAAAGCATAAAAAAAGCTACTCATGATGTTGATTCAAAACGTAATGATCAGTGGGAAGCCCACATGACAAACATTTCCCACTgcctccatttttttttcattttctaattCCTTATTTTCTACCATTTTTCGACTCTTTTTTCCTATTTAATTCTTAATTCTCTGTTCCCATTTTTATCATTCTACAATCAAATCATCTAGAAATTGCTTTGGATAGAATTTTGAATTACAATCTCTTCATTAGACAAAATAGCCAAACACATAAAGTTAGAAATTTAATTATACACTAAAAGaattcctaaaaaaaaaaaaaaaaaaattagataatGAAACtcatattaaaaattaaacagAACGTCACAAATTCAAAGGCACATCAAAGAAACAACGTTGAATAATACGTGCATTCTTCAGCATAAAAGTTTTGTAGTGTTGTTAGCTTTTTGTTCATCTTTGCTACAGATCTTCATACCTTCCTATGACGTCTTTGATGTTTCCATCGAAGAAATTGGAcaacatattttctttttaagtcCAATAAAATTATCCAATTAGTTATATTTTtagaattaatatttttaaattaagagaTTGAAAAGGTGatcaagaaatatatatatatatatatatatatatatatatatatataaagaaataaaatgatattttcaaATGTGGGCCGATATCCTACCCCTTATCTTTTCTGGCATTCAATCCCACTCTCCTTTTAGTCACTAAACTCAGtcaacatcaaccctttacctcCTCCCATAATTATCATTtttctaattatatatatatatatatatatatatatatatatatatatatatatatatatatatatatatatttctcttcTCTGGTCCtactttaaaaaattgtaaatacaaACCCTAATGTGTGGCCCATTGCTCACTCGAACTTCTACAAATATTGAACTTGGTATGCAAGTTAATGTATTGAAGTTAGAAAGTTTGTGTTTTGATCGATTCACGTTTGGGGTGAGAGTCAATGTCTAGTCTAAGAGCGTTAAGAAACACATTGAATttagataaaaagaagataagatAAAATAGATTTATAATGAGTGTGCAAATTACTTCAATAGTGAACTATGGTAAAATTGTTAGAATTCAATTATTTAACACTCATTTATTAAGTCATAAAGCCAAACACCACCTAATTGAATTAGAATCGATAAAATTTGAGCATCTCAAACTTATGCAAtcgttaaaagaaaaattatttaaaatgacCAAACATctgtaaaaatatttataaatataacaaatatagACTACTATTTGTTTCTATAACGATACAATAGTCTTTCGTGATCAATAGTAAATAGATGGtcatattttactatattttggttgatcattttactatatatatatatatatatatatatatataataatgacTCTTGTTACAATCTATACACTTGCATGAGTTTAAGGGTCTAATTTAATCTAATTTTTACTATCGAAAGTTCAAAAATATGATCAACCGTAATCTTTTCTAAATTCGAAACTTCTTGATCCTTAGCTACATATAAACACTAGACTCATGTGGGTAGTATAACCGTAACTACAGTCGTATAGTTAAGCgataattaattgcaattaaataaaaagaaaagttctAACAAAAGTGGAAGAAGGTGAGTTTGAGTTCCTCTATTCCCACTTGAAAGATTCCAAATGACATACAAAACCCCAACCCAAAATGACCAACAAACCAACTTTTCCTCTCCTATTTATCCCTTCCTCCATTTCCTTTCCTTCTTCTCTCTTACTTACAACCAAATCAAAAAATTCCCAAAACACACAAACAATAATCAACCATGCCTTCTCTTCACTCCAGCCCTTTCATGGACAATTCCGCCTTCCTCCCCCTCCTCCGTCACATTACCAAACGCCCTAAATCCTCCTcctccaccaccaccaccaccaccaccggAGGAAGTGGCGGCGGAGGCGGCGGACTCCTTAAAATGTTCAAATTATTCCCAATGTTAACCTCCGGGTGCAAAATGGTGGCCCTCCTTGGCCGCCCCAGAAAGCCCCTTTTAAAAGACAACGCGACGACGGGCACAATCTTCGGCTACCGTAAAGGCAGAGTAAGCTTAGCGATTCAAGAAGACCCTCACTGTCTTCCTATATTCGTAATCGAATTGCCGATGCAGACGGCGGCACTGAACAAGGAAATGGCGTCGGATATTCTGAGGATCGCGCTGGAGAGCGAGACGAAGAGCCATAAGAAGAAGGTAATGGAGGAATTCGTGTGGGCTGTTTATTGTAATGGAAGGAAAATTGggtattcgtttagaagaaaacaAATGTCGGATGATGAACTTCATGTTATGCAACATTTAAGAGGGGTTTCAATGGGTGCCGGAGTTTTGCCGTCTCCGGCGTCGGAAAAGGATAATTTGGAAGGGGAATTGACATATATGAGAGCTAGATTTGAAAGGGTTATTGGATCTAAGGATTCCGAAGCTTTGTATATGATTAATCCCGATGGGGCTCCCGGCCCTGAGTTGAGTATTTTCTTCGTCAGATCTCAATAGAATAATAtccctttttatatatataactaaaacaaaaaaacaatcaaaactCTGTTTCTAATTTAACTCTTCCCTTTTCCtctgtataaatatatatattttttttttgttaatttgaaaaaaaaaaatactattaaatgttcttttatatttatatttctcAATTTAAATTGGTTTTTCTGTAGGTTGGAAATATATAGTATTGCAAATTTGATCAAGTGAATGTTTGAACCGATGCTATCCAAATATTCACAAACTTATTTGAATTATATCAATTCCAAGTTGAATTCTATTATTTTTACATTTCATCACTTAATCATATAACAATAATCAAATTTCTACTATTTTTACGGTAACATAATATGTCCTTTTTAGTTTAACTTTTCGATGTGAACCcattcaaatcattttatatagttttttattccttatttaattaatgtaaaaCTTTGATCGAAACAAACAATTCGATCATATGATAAAGTATTCTCACACTCTTTCTAAGGTATATATTGTGTATATGTATATTGGTAATGTTAGATTGCTATGTTGTGAAGAAGATTTTGAACATGTGAGTTAGGAGAGATGTGTAAAAgcttgattttatttttttaaaaaatgggtTGATGATTTTTTGTTGAATGAGAGAAGAATTATTTATAAGGAAAGGATAAACTATAATTATGATAAAGGTGGCTGGTTTTTCAATGTGATAAAGATGTGTTAATGATTGAATTCAAAGAGAatatttttttgtctattttttttctttaatatgttCAATCATGGCTTAATAATGTAGTTTTTggacataataataataatgagattATGAAGTCAATCATTGGTCAACTTATTATTATATGGGTTTAAAATTCTAGTTGATGAAttattttcaagtttttttctttCAGATTGTGACAATGAATATATGAATATTATATTGTCTCAACTTAGAAACaattaactattattattattattattattattatttacctttttcattttatttaattttttaaattttatttacaaaatatatcaataaaAACTTAAATAGATTTTAATCgtaatttttttcataaatatatcaatCCTCTAGAATATTCAAAGTAACgaagttagctattttttaaatattacaagtTTGCCCTTTCGTCTTTCTCCtctacgatttctttctattgtctttttcttttttctcttctctttttacgttgtttagatttggacaagtacaaaaaaatagtcaaatctaaataatcgtgtataaagaattagattggtgtagccaaatctaaatgtgtaaaagaaataaatgatcgtagataaatccaaacgattttgtatcaaaacaattaaaaaagaccgtttagccaaatctaaacgaatgtGTACCAAGGAACtttgaaaaaattcgtttaaccaaatctaaacgatcgtgtaacaaaattaaacgatagaagtgaaaaaaaaattcctaaactcaaataatagtcaaatttaaatgaccgcgtaccaaatatattaagcATGTTGTTGACGGCGTGAATGACAaagcattttttatattttccattgtgggcttgtgggcttttttctttattttaattttctatacagtgtaaatattttgtcgttttgttatattttctaaaagatcccttttaatagaaaattttgaaaaactattCACAATTTGTTCAAATGtattaaaagacaaaaaatttTACACTTAATTTTTCTATAAAGCATAAATGTTTTGTTTACGATAATTTgcctttattttaaaatataaagaaattaagaagCTACAATTTGAATAATAAAAACTTCCTACCATGTTCATGTTAACACATAAagctttttattttattattacttAGCTTATGAACTTTTAAAATTGTGTTTAACAGACTCCTTTCATATAAAGTTTCATCCGTTAAAGGTTTGTTATcacattttctttaattaaaaataaaataaaataaaaagtcaaaatttgaaaactataacaattttttttgttattttttttataactcAACCAAAAATTCAAgcattttttctcttttaaaaaaagagtgaaaattataagaataaaatacacttttaagatctaaatcattACCAAAGTAGACGTAAATCTTGAAATGGTGTTAATAAAGATTcaattattatatatgttttgtATTTAAGGTGGTAATGACCTTTGAAATTAAAGAATggaatttataatttaatacttgaataataataaaaataacaataataataataataataataatgatttaGCGTTTGTTAGTTAGGTGTATACGTGGCCCTAATAATTTGTGCTAAATCATGTCAGTCTTCAATTACTTTGTCTCCCTACTTCTCCTTTTTTTCAACAACTATTCTATTAACTAAAATTTGTCACTCAAAAATCTAGTCAAATGATAGAATTAAAGTTAGTTCGATGGTCTTCTATTTATTGACGATTGAGGTCAATTTGAACATTTACTTAACCAACCATGTTGAGTGACGActtattaatatttttctaGGATGCATGTGAGTGAAAACAAAACATTCTAAAATAA
This region of Cucumis melo cultivar AY chromosome 7, USDA_Cmelo_AY_1.0, whole genome shotgun sequence genomic DNA includes:
- the LOC103493515 gene encoding protein MIZU-KUSSEI 1; translation: MPSLHSSPFMDNSAFLPLLRHITKRPKSSSSTTTTTTTGGSGGGGGGLLKMFKLFPMLTSGCKMVALLGRPRKPLLKDNATTGTIFGYRKGRVSLAIQEDPHCLPIFVIELPMQTAALNKEMASDILRIALESETKSHKKKVMEEFVWAVYCNGRKIGYSFRRKQMSDDELHVMQHLRGVSMGAGVLPSPASEKDNLEGELTYMRARFERVIGSKDSEALYMINPDGAPGPELSIFFVRSQ